In the genome of Sinorhizobium chiapasense, the window GAACCAAAGCAGCCAGATCTTTTTGAACCGCCGGGTCGGACAGGAAGTAGCCGTGACCCGCAAAGCCCGAAATTCCCTTGTATTCGATAAAGTCGGCGATGCCCGACAACTGCGAATTCCTCCACAGCGCATTCGAGCCCGCCCCCTTGGAGTCGAGGCTCGCGCTGGTCAGACGCCCGAGTCGAACAACGCTTCCGAACAGCCCGCTTGAAATCGCGAGCGCCTGGTCGTTCGGGGATGAATATACGGTCAGATGCAGCGAACCTATGCGCGGCAAAAGGCCGTAGGGGGCTGCCTTTGCTCCGAAGGGCGTATCGGGATCGGATACGAAGCCGAACAGTTTCGTCGTGGCAACATCCAGATCGATGTCGGGAGCGAACAGCACGGCATTGGCGAATTTGTAGCGCTCGGCGGGGGAAGAATGAGCGGCATAGGCCTCCATTCCCAGTTGCCCAAGGGCGGACAATAGAACGTCTGCGCCGCGGCTGTGCGCGATGAAGTGGAGGCGTCTGACACCCTCGGTCGCTGAAATGATACGGACCGCCTTCTTGACATCCGCCACTGCGAACTCGCCGGACTCGCGGTCGATATTGTAACCGAAGAAAGCGCCGCCGGTTCCGCCCGCCGGCCACGAAAGCGACACGCACACAAACTCTTGAGAAAGGGTACGGCATATCTTGCCGGTGGCTTTGGCGGCATCGTCGAAACTATTGTTGTAGCCGTGAATAAAGATGACCACTTCCTTGCGTTTCGCGATCGCAAGCCGCCGGGCCACCTCGCCCTGCAACCCCGCGACTGCCCGCGTATGGGCATCCACAGTTGCGCGTGCCCGACGGGGCCCCTCAGGCGTGAGTTCAATCGGGTATGGCGATTGCGGAAATTCCCCGAGCCTGGTCGTACGTGAAACACGTAGCGCAGGCTGTCCAGCTGACCCACCCTGGGAACGCGACCGCTCCCGAACAAGCGTAACGGAACCGAAGCTCAGTGAATGCCCCCGAAACGAACTGTAGGAGGGTTCGCCATCAGCGGAAGCGCGAGGCGCTCGATCAGTGACGTAAAGGACATCGAGGGTGCTATCCTCTTTAACGCTGGAAGCAGCAGCTTTTGTCCCTACCGCCAAGTCGCTGACCAGGTCTCTTCCAGTTGAGCAGGCCGAAAGGACGAAAATGCACGGTAACACTAATAATAAAGTAGAGAACTTTCGGAACAGCCGATCGAATGAGTCAAACTTTCTCGACTTTATTTCGAACGGTATATCCATTTTTGTTGCGACATTACGTCCCACATTGGGCGATTAGCAGAATAATTTTTATCTTATATCCCGAGGTGAATTTAAAACAACTAAGAATAGATACCACCTATACATTGGTTTAGCTTTCCCTGCATTGAGTAGTCCACCCCATGGGAGTGATGTCACTCCACCCCAATCGGACGCGCAAAGGTCGCTGCAGCACTTTGAATCGCCGCATGATTTTGTCCTCGAATTGATTTCCGACTTGAGGAATCATGCAGTAGGCGCAAGCTGGCCACATGATCGCGCTGTTTACGGATTTCGGCCTCAGCGGGCCCTATACGGGGCAGATGAAGGCCGTGCTGCACCGGGAAGCGCCAGGCATTCCCGTCATCGACCTCTTCGCCGATGCACCGGCCACCAATCCGGCAGCATCGGCCTATCTGCTGGCGGCCTATGCCGTGTGGTTTCCGGCCGACACGGTCTTTCTCTGTGTCGTCGATCCCGGCGTGGGCGGCAAGCGGCCGGCCGTGGTCGTGGAGGCGGATCAGCGGTGGTATGTCGGACCGGGAAACGGCCTGTTCGAACTGGTCCAGCGGCGCGCTGGAAAGACGCGCTCGTGGGAGATCGACTGGAGGCCTGAACAGCTGTCGGCGAGCTTCCACGGGCGCGACCTGTTCGCGCCGGTGGCGGCGATGCTGGCGCGCGGCGAGCCGCCGCCCGGCCAGCCGCGCGGCGATTTCGGTCGGCGGCCGGAGTGGCCGGACGACCTTGCCGAGATCGTCTATCTTGATCATTACGGCAACGCCATGACCGGGCTCCGGGCGGCCATGCTGCCGCCCGATGCGAAACTTCAGGCAGCCGGCCAAATGCTGGAGCGGGCGAGAACCTTCAGCGACCGGTTGCCGGGCACCGCGTTCTGGTACGAGAATTCGAACGGGCTTGCCGAGATCGCGGTCAACGAGGGACGCGCGGACCGGGAGCTTGGCCTCGCAGTCGGCAGCCCTGTCGAGATCGCTTCTCCAGAAAGGAGGAATTTATGACCGAGAATATCGCTAAGAAGTCCTGCACGCCCTGCCGCGGCGGCATACCGCCGCTGACGAGCGACGAAGCCGCCGGCTATCTTTCGCAGACGCCAGGCTGGGATCTCCTGGACGACGGGCATCTGATCCGCCGCAAGTTCAAGTTCGACGATTTCAAACAGGCGCTGGCCTTCGTCGACGAGGTCGGCCGGCTGGCGGAGGAGGAAGGGCACCACCCCGACGTCTGTTTCGGCTGGGGCCATGCGGAGGTCTCGCTCTGGACCCACAAGATCAAGGGCCTGCACGAGAATGATTTCATTATGGCGGCGAAGATCAACCAACTGCCGGGAGCGTCCTGAATTTCAGGTGAGCCCGGCCAGCAAAAGTCGGCCTACTGCATGTTTCCTTAAATCGCAGCCGATTTAAGGATAAAAACATGCAGCAATTCAAAGTGCTACAGCGTCCTTTGCGCGTCTGATAAGACGCGCGGCGCTGTAGTCCGCGACTGCGCCGTTTCGGAAATTGGTTGACCCTATCTATGCGAAGACGCGGATCCGCAGGCCGGACGTTACCCCGGCGGCTATCAACCCTGGCCAGCCGGCGCGCGTCGCCGGGCGGTCGTTGGCGTGGCTCCAGTGTGCTTCACCAGGAGCAGTGACGCTCCCCTGCGGACCAGTGACGTAAGTAGCACTCACCTACTGCATGTTTCCTTAAATCGTAGCCGATTTAAGGACAAAAACATGCAGCAATTCAAAGTGCTACAGCGTCCTTTGCGCGTCTGATAAGACGCGCGGCGCTGTAGTCGGCGGCAACCTGTCCGCGCCCGGGAACTCTCGTGCCAGTGACCAACGGCTTGCGGGCGGGTGGACTACTCGGGATAGGTCTCGACGCCCTCCGGCGTCGCCTTGTGGAAAAGGATGAATACCAAGGGGTTGCCGGGTTCCGCCATTGCATCGCTTCGCTGGCCGATTAGCTCTCCGGACACCCCGCTCGTATATTCTGCAACCACTTCGCCGAAGCTGTTGCGTTGGACGGCTACCTTCTGTCCGGGCTCGACCTTGTCGTTCAGCTTGACCAGATGCTCGACGATCCCTCCCTCCGTGGCCAGGATCGGGAAGGAACTGTTGCCGATAAAGACAGTCACGTCCTTGGCTGTACGGCCCATCGGCCCGGCAACGATCCCATGATGTTTGAGGACGTTCATCGTCCCCTCCACGAACTGGGAGATCATTTCGAGGTCCAGCACACGCGCGGCGCCGACCTCCGGCGTAAAGGCCGGGATGCCCACGTCCATGAACGCGTTGTGCAGGACGCCCGGATAGACATGGTTGTCGTAGATCTGGCTGACCGGATAGAGCTCCACCATCGCCTTGACCTCGGGTACGTCCATGCCGCCGACATTGAAGTCGGTGACTCCGAATCCGGTTGTGCCGGTGTGGAAGTCGAGCGCGAAGTCGGCGTTCGGCCGCAGCAGCCTGTTGAACAGGAGCCAGGCGTGTCGGCCGGGTGCAGTGACGTCGTTCTCGTTCCCGGGCC includes:
- a CDS encoding alpha/beta hydrolase, with amino-acid sequence MDAHTRAVAGLQGEVARRLAIAKRKEVVIFIHGYNNSFDDAAKATGKICRTLSQEFVCVSLSWPAGGTGGAFFGYNIDRESGEFAVADVKKAVRIISATEGVRRLHFIAHSRGADVLLSALGQLGMEAYAAHSSPAERYKFANAVLFAPDIDLDVATTKLFGFVSDPDTPFGAKAAPYGLLPRIGSLHLTVYSSPNDQALAISSGLFGSVVRLGRLTSASLDSKGAGSNALWRNSQLSGIADFIEYKGISGFAGHGYFLSDPAVQKDLAALVRDGLKAGDPGRPLVEIKRPFWSIPTRSARHSR
- a CDS encoding SAM hydrolase/SAM-dependent halogenase family protein, with translation MIALFTDFGLSGPYTGQMKAVLHREAPGIPVIDLFADAPATNPAASAYLLAAYAVWFPADTVFLCVVDPGVGGKRPAVVVEADQRWYVGPGNGLFELVQRRAGKTRSWEIDWRPEQLSASFHGRDLFAPVAAMLARGEPPPGQPRGDFGRRPEWPDDLAEIVYLDHYGNAMTGLRAAMLPPDAKLQAAGQMLERARTFSDRLPGTAFWYENSNGLAEIAVNEGRADRELGLAVGSPVEIASPERRNL
- a CDS encoding 4a-hydroxytetrahydrobiopterin dehydratase — its product is MTENIAKKSCTPCRGGIPPLTSDEAAGYLSQTPGWDLLDDGHLIRRKFKFDDFKQALAFVDEVGRLAEEEGHHPDVCFGWGHAEVSLWTHKIKGLHENDFIMAAKINQLPGAS
- a CDS encoding succinylglutamate desuccinylase/aspartoacylase family protein, with amino-acid sequence MSEKSEKGLDRRDFVMASIATVGASAVLARSAGPAQAQGTAASSGEAASGATQGTAYTGDVIDGKKVVSMLDVNDLEPGKKHLLYFQGVQMPSGQHWYVSVTVAKGAKPGKRGVLTSGVHGDEISSIYTVQTVMNQLDPAEMSGTDTAVTDVSPPALESMQRRWPNQGRGIDLIDLNRVWPGNENDVTAPGRHAWLLFNRLLRPNADFALDFHTGTTGFGVTDFNVGGMDVPEVKAMVELYPVSQIYDNHVYPGVLHNAFMDVGIPAFTPEVGAARVLDLEMISQFVEGTMNVLKHHGIVAGPMGRTAKDVTVFIGNSSFPILATEGGIVEHLVKLNDKVEPGQKVAVQRNSFGEVVAEYTSGVSGELIGQRSDAMAEPGNPLVFILFHKATPEGVETYPE